In Kitasatospora gansuensis, a genomic segment contains:
- a CDS encoding alpha/beta fold hydrolase: MSTPPFLKLPVCASAVRLATSRGSFASFVAEPAGPVRGTALLVPGFTGSKEDFIALLEPLADRGYRTVAVDQRGQYETGGADDPAGYAIEELALDLLALSAALGTGTPLHLLGHSFGGQVSRQAVLTADRRGGALPWRSLTLLSTGPGAIDPNEAARTKLLIDALGGMSLEEIWQLLQQLDQGKPKPSPEIGEFLHRRWVANRPEALITMGGHLVSAPDLVAELAAVELPKQVVSGEQDYAWPVPEQIAMADRLGVRHTTVPGALHSPNAEQPGATAVVLADFWDLTE; encoded by the coding sequence GTGAGTACTCCGCCGTTTCTGAAGCTGCCCGTCTGTGCCAGTGCTGTTCGGCTGGCGACCTCGCGAGGGAGTTTTGCGTCGTTCGTCGCCGAGCCGGCCGGGCCGGTGCGGGGGACGGCGTTGTTGGTGCCCGGGTTCACCGGGAGCAAGGAGGACTTCATCGCCCTCCTGGAGCCGCTGGCCGACCGGGGCTACCGCACGGTGGCGGTCGACCAGCGCGGCCAGTACGAGACCGGCGGTGCGGACGATCCCGCCGGGTACGCGATCGAGGAGCTCGCGCTCGACCTGCTGGCGCTGAGTGCGGCGCTGGGCACCGGTACGCCGCTGCACCTGCTGGGGCACTCCTTCGGCGGGCAGGTCAGCCGTCAGGCGGTGCTGACGGCGGATCGGCGCGGCGGTGCGCTGCCGTGGCGTTCCCTCACGTTGCTCTCCACCGGACCGGGCGCGATCGACCCGAACGAGGCGGCCAGGACCAAGCTGCTGATCGACGCGCTGGGCGGGATGAGCCTGGAGGAGATCTGGCAGCTGCTGCAGCAGCTGGACCAGGGCAAGCCGAAGCCGAGCCCGGAGATCGGCGAGTTCCTGCACCGCCGCTGGGTGGCGAACCGTCCGGAGGCGCTGATCACGATGGGCGGGCACCTGGTCTCGGCGCCCGATCTGGTGGCCGAGCTGGCCGCCGTCGAGCTGCCCAAGCAGGTGGTCTCCGGCGAGCAGGACTACGCCTGGCCGGTGCCGGAGCAGATCGCGATGGCCGACCGGCTGGGTGTCCGGCACACCACGGTGCCCGGGGCCCTGCACTCGCCCAACGCGGAGCAGCCCGGAGCGACCGCCGTCGTGCTCGCCGACTTCTGGGACTTGACGGAATAG
- a CDS encoding suppressor of fused domain protein: MAHDFHDPAELSRASVLAAVEARLLATFGEPSGRAAVTFLGADRIEVLRFGPDADGLVRYVTLGMSAAPMADPTSVVADPVRGPRAELVLTVRGGHDDVLRTLATFAATPQVEGLVLAPGGSLDLGAPLWAGAPFTSVLAAEPGGLVPDLELAEPAEPVRFLPLLPMTPNEAGYKRVHGAAVLEERWLRYGTDLRDPLRRGVPLD, from the coding sequence ATGGCGCACGACTTCCACGACCCCGCCGAGCTCTCCCGCGCGTCCGTGCTGGCCGCGGTCGAGGCCCGTCTGCTGGCAACTTTCGGTGAACCGAGCGGCCGGGCCGCCGTCACCTTCCTCGGCGCGGACCGGATCGAGGTGCTGCGCTTCGGCCCGGACGCCGACGGACTGGTGAGGTACGTCACGCTCGGGATGTCGGCCGCGCCGATGGCCGACCCGACCTCGGTGGTCGCCGATCCGGTCCGCGGCCCCCGGGCCGAGCTGGTGCTGACGGTCCGTGGGGGGCACGACGACGTGCTCCGCACGCTGGCCACCTTCGCCGCCACCCCGCAGGTCGAGGGTCTGGTGCTGGCCCCCGGTGGCTCGCTCGACCTCGGTGCGCCGCTCTGGGCGGGCGCCCCGTTCACCTCGGTGCTGGCCGCCGAACCCGGCGGGCTGGTGCCCGACCTGGAGCTGGCCGAGCCCGCCGAGCCGGTGCGCTTCCTGCCGCTGCTGCCGATGACGCCGAACGAGGCCGGCTACAAGCGGGTGCACGGCGCGGCCGTGCTGGAGGAACGCTGGCTGCGGTACGGCACCGACCTGCGCGACCCGCTGCGCCGGGGCGTACCGCTGGACTGA
- a CDS encoding PHP domain-containing protein yields the protein MRIDLHAHSNASDGTDTPAELVANAVAAGLDVVALTDHDTVAGHAEAAEAVRGTGLTLVPGAELSCRVGGISLHLLAYLFDPAEPAFAAERELVRTDRFRRGRAVVERCRELGAPISWEQVERIAGSGSVGRPHIASALVEAGVVATVSDAFTHDWLANGGRADVPKHETDPATAVRLVRAAGGVPVFAHPGAVKRGRTVSDQVIADLAAAGLGGLEVDHLDHDEETRARLRGLAAELGLLATGSSDYHGHRKTVRLGEYTTDPAVYEALVAQATGAKPIVG from the coding sequence GTGCGCATCGACCTGCACGCTCACAGCAACGCCTCGGACGGCACCGACACCCCCGCCGAGCTGGTCGCCAACGCCGTGGCGGCCGGCCTCGACGTGGTCGCGCTGACCGACCACGACACGGTGGCGGGCCATGCCGAGGCGGCCGAGGCGGTCCGTGGCACCGGGCTGACCCTGGTGCCGGGGGCGGAGCTGTCCTGCCGGGTCGGCGGGATCAGCCTGCACCTGCTGGCGTACCTCTTCGACCCGGCCGAGCCCGCGTTCGCCGCCGAGCGGGAGCTGGTCCGCACCGACCGGTTCCGCCGGGGGCGGGCGGTGGTGGAGCGCTGCCGGGAGCTGGGGGCGCCGATCAGCTGGGAGCAGGTGGAGCGGATCGCCGGGTCCGGTTCGGTGGGCCGTCCGCACATCGCCAGCGCGCTGGTCGAGGCGGGCGTGGTGGCGACCGTCTCGGACGCGTTCACCCACGACTGGCTGGCCAACGGCGGCCGGGCCGACGTACCGAAGCACGAGACCGACCCGGCGACGGCCGTCCGGCTGGTCCGGGCGGCGGGCGGGGTGCCGGTGTTCGCCCACCCGGGCGCGGTGAAGCGCGGCCGGACGGTCTCCGACCAGGTGATCGCCGACCTGGCGGCGGCCGGTCTGGGCGGCCTGGAGGTGGACCACCTGGACCACGACGAGGAGACCCGGGCCCGGCTGCGCGGGCTGGCCGCCGAGTTGGGACTGCTGGCCACCGGGTCGAGCGACTACCACGGCCACCGGAAGACCGTCCGGCTCGGCGAGTACACCACCGACCCGGCGGTGTACGAGGCGCTGGTGGCGCAGGCGACCGGGGCGAAGCCAATCGTCGGGTGA
- a CDS encoding DUF3107 domain-containing protein, translating to MEVKIGVQNAPREIVLESTQTADEVESAVAKALEGTSKLFTLTDEHGRRVIIPAERLAYVEIGEPSVRKVGFGTI from the coding sequence GTGGAGGTCAAGATCGGCGTGCAGAACGCGCCCCGAGAGATCGTTCTCGAGAGCACGCAGACTGCCGATGAGGTCGAGAGCGCGGTCGCCAAGGCGCTGGAGGGCACCTCGAAGCTCTTCACGCTGACCGACGAGCACGGCCGCCGCGTCATCATCCCGGCCGAGCGCCTGGCGTACGTGGAGATCGGCGAGCCGAGCGTGCGCAAGGTGGGCTTCGGCACCATCTGA
- a CDS encoding MarC family protein — translation MTFFDVTTFGSLFVTLFVIMDPPGTIPIFLALTSGRAAKVQRKMAWQAAAVALGVITCFGLFGRQILDYLHVSIPALQVSGGILLLLIALDLLTGKIEEPTQTKDVNVALVPLGTPLLAGPGAIVAVILAVQGAHGAAQDLAVWTAILAMHVVMWLTMRFSLVIIRLIKEGGVVLITRLSGLLLSAIAVQLVASGVYGFIKDYQP, via the coding sequence ATGACCTTCTTCGACGTCACGACCTTCGGGTCGCTCTTCGTCACCCTCTTCGTGATCATGGATCCGCCGGGCACCATCCCGATCTTCCTGGCGCTCACCTCCGGCCGGGCGGCCAAGGTGCAGCGAAAGATGGCCTGGCAGGCCGCCGCCGTGGCGCTCGGGGTGATCACCTGTTTCGGCCTGTTCGGCCGTCAGATCCTGGACTACCTGCACGTCTCGATCCCGGCGCTGCAGGTCTCCGGCGGCATCCTGCTGCTGCTGATCGCCCTCGACCTGCTGACCGGCAAGATCGAGGAGCCGACCCAGACCAAGGACGTGAACGTCGCCCTGGTGCCGCTCGGCACCCCGCTGCTGGCCGGGCCCGGCGCGATCGTGGCGGTGATCCTGGCCGTCCAGGGCGCGCACGGGGCAGCCCAGGACCTGGCGGTGTGGACCGCGATCCTGGCCATGCACGTGGTGATGTGGCTGACCATGCGGTTCTCGCTGGTGATCATCCGGCTGATCAAGGAGGGCGGCGTGGTGCTGATCACCCGGCTCTCCGGGCTGCTGCTCTCGGCGATCGCGGTCCAGCTGGTGGCCAGCGGCGTCTACGGCTTCATCAAGGACTACCAGCCCTGA
- a CDS encoding VOC family protein: MNGSSHVRIARPSRDLAAAERFWIDGLGLSVLYRFESDGTTEEHSLLMAGWPDAAWHLELVDAGEIRPRPTVEDLFVVYLGEPVPEELVARLEAHGGRRVKAHNPYWDQWGVTVEDPDGYRLVLSTRQWSNG, translated from the coding sequence GTGAACGGTTCGTCACATGTCAGGATCGCCAGGCCATCCAGGGACCTGGCGGCGGCGGAGCGGTTCTGGATCGACGGGCTCGGCCTGAGCGTGCTGTACCGCTTTGAGTCCGACGGCACGACCGAGGAGCACTCGCTGCTGATGGCCGGCTGGCCGGACGCCGCCTGGCACCTGGAGCTGGTCGACGCCGGGGAGATCCGGCCCCGGCCGACCGTCGAGGACCTCTTCGTGGTCTACCTGGGCGAGCCCGTGCCGGAGGAGCTGGTGGCCCGGCTGGAGGCGCACGGCGGCCGCCGGGTGAAGGCGCACAACCCGTACTGGGACCAGTGGGGCGTGACGGTCGAGGACCCGGACGGCTACCGGCTGGTGCTCTCCACCCGGCAGTGGTCCAACGGCTGA
- a CDS encoding TetR/AcrR family transcriptional regulator, whose product MTAVQEAQERPRGARLPRSARREQLLGAAQEVFVAQGYHAAAMDDIADRAGVSKPVLYQHFPGKLELYLALLDKHCDALVESTREALTTTTDNKLRVAATMEAYFNYVSSESGAFRLVFESDLTNEPAVRERVERAADASATLVSQVIAEDTDLPEAESKLLAVGVCGLAQITARYWLSQDLEIPRDAAVKLVASLAWRGLKGFPMHPGQESSDASAE is encoded by the coding sequence GTGACGGCCGTCCAGGAGGCGCAGGAGCGCCCGCGTGGTGCCCGCCTGCCGCGCAGCGCCCGCCGTGAACAACTGCTCGGTGCCGCGCAGGAGGTGTTCGTCGCCCAGGGCTACCACGCCGCGGCCATGGACGACATCGCCGACCGCGCCGGGGTCAGCAAGCCGGTGCTCTACCAACACTTCCCCGGCAAGCTCGAGCTCTACCTCGCGCTGCTCGACAAGCACTGCGACGCCCTGGTGGAGTCCACCCGCGAGGCGCTCACCACCACCACCGACAACAAGCTGCGGGTGGCCGCGACCATGGAGGCGTACTTCAACTACGTGTCCAGCGAGTCCGGCGCCTTCCGGCTGGTCTTCGAGTCCGACCTGACCAACGAGCCCGCCGTGCGCGAGCGGGTCGAGCGGGCCGCCGACGCCAGCGCGACGCTGGTCAGCCAGGTCATCGCGGAGGACACCGACCTGCCGGAGGCGGAGTCCAAGCTGCTCGCCGTGGGCGTCTGCGGCCTGGCCCAGATCACCGCCAGGTACTGGCTCTCGCAGGACCTGGAGATCCCCCGCGACGCGGCCGTCAAGCTGGTCGCCAGCCTGGCCTGGCGCGGCCTCAAGGGCTTCCCGATGCACCCGGGCCAGGAGTCCTCGGACGCTTCCGCCGAATAG
- a CDS encoding magnesium and cobalt transport protein CorA produces MSMINNLRAAVRPRPRRAGLNSFDPADESQTPSAVVDCAVYQDGKRHGERCSPREAARRVRAARETDAGSFSWIGLHEPTEAEFEGIAQRFGLHPLAVEDAVHAHQRPKVERYDDVLFAVFKTIRYVEHDQLTPTSEVVETGELMVFVGPDFVITVRHGGHSSLHELRRRLESAGENGDVPGLLAKGPSAVLHAIADQVVDNYLLVADRLQTDVDDIEFDVFANKGGRGADVGRVYQLKREVLEFKRAVSPLLRPMQQLSEPGQRLVDPDIRKYFRDVADHLTRVVEQVHGFDELLNSLLQANLAQVSVAQNEDMRKITSWAAIFAVSTMVTGVYGMNFDYMPELHSRYGYPIVMAGIAVLCIGMYRGFRRNGWL; encoded by the coding sequence ATGTCGATGATCAACAACCTGCGTGCCGCCGTCCGTCCACGTCCGCGCCGGGCGGGGCTGAACAGCTTCGACCCGGCCGACGAGAGCCAGACCCCGTCCGCCGTGGTGGACTGCGCGGTCTACCAGGACGGCAAGCGCCACGGTGAGCGCTGCAGCCCCAGGGAGGCCGCCCGCCGGGTCCGCGCGGCCCGGGAGACGGATGCAGGATCGTTCAGCTGGATCGGCCTGCACGAGCCCACCGAGGCCGAGTTCGAGGGCATCGCCCAGCGCTTCGGGCTGCACCCGCTGGCGGTCGAGGACGCGGTGCACGCGCACCAGCGCCCCAAGGTCGAGCGCTACGACGACGTGCTGTTCGCGGTCTTCAAGACCATCCGCTACGTGGAGCACGACCAGCTCACCCCGACCAGCGAGGTGGTCGAGACCGGCGAGCTGATGGTCTTCGTCGGCCCCGACTTCGTGATCACCGTCCGGCACGGCGGCCACAGCTCGCTGCACGAGCTGCGCCGCCGACTGGAGAGCGCCGGCGAGAACGGCGACGTCCCCGGCCTGCTGGCCAAGGGCCCGTCCGCCGTCCTGCACGCCATCGCCGACCAGGTGGTGGACAACTACCTGCTGGTCGCCGACCGGCTGCAGACCGACGTGGACGACATCGAGTTCGACGTCTTCGCCAACAAGGGCGGCCGGGGCGCGGACGTCGGCCGGGTGTACCAGCTCAAGCGCGAGGTGCTGGAGTTCAAGCGCGCGGTCTCGCCGCTGCTCCGCCCGATGCAGCAGCTCTCCGAGCCCGGCCAGCGGCTGGTCGACCCGGACATCCGCAAGTACTTCCGCGACGTCGCCGACCACCTGACCCGGGTGGTCGAGCAGGTGCACGGCTTCGACGAACTGCTCAACTCGCTGCTCCAGGCCAACCTGGCGCAGGTCTCGGTCGCGCAGAACGAGGACATGCGCAAGATCACCTCGTGGGCGGCCATCTTCGCCGTCTCCACCATGGTCACCGGCGTGTACGGGATGAACTTCGACTACATGCCGGAGCTGCACTCCCGGTACGGCTACCCGATCGTGATGGCCGGCATCGCCGTCCTCTGTATCGGCATGTACCGGGGCTTCCGCCGCAACGGCTGGCTCTAG
- a CDS encoding IS982 family transposase, whose protein sequence is MTTDLNTLLTALYVKIDDEIGGTRWLGRPPLLSDSELVCLAVAQALLGYHSEARWLRYAHKRLSGMFPYLPQRAGYNKRLRSALPLVKRVIRELARDSDFWTDTVWITDSTPVPCGMSRPTVQRSNMAGWAGYGYCASHSRFFWGLRLYLVCTPAGMPILWALANPKLDEREVLAAMLEVDAELVARREGMVLISDKGFASKTFERELAELGVELLRPSFKREKKRFGEPMLKKVRQLIESVNDTLKGQLDLEQHGGRTFEGVAIRVAQRVLAMATAIWHNNRTGAPATRSLIAFDH, encoded by the coding sequence GTGACGACCGACCTGAACACCCTCTTGACCGCACTTTACGTGAAGATCGACGACGAGATCGGAGGAACGCGATGGCTGGGCCGCCCGCCCCTGCTCAGCGACTCTGAACTCGTCTGCCTCGCGGTGGCCCAGGCCCTGCTCGGGTACCACTCCGAGGCCCGCTGGCTGCGCTACGCGCACAAGCGCCTGTCCGGCATGTTCCCGTACCTTCCCCAGCGCGCGGGCTACAACAAGCGACTCCGTTCGGCACTGCCGCTGGTAAAGCGCGTGATCCGGGAACTGGCCCGGGATAGCGACTTCTGGACGGACACGGTGTGGATCACCGACTCCACGCCGGTGCCGTGCGGCATGTCGCGCCCGACCGTCCAGCGTTCGAACATGGCGGGCTGGGCCGGCTACGGCTACTGCGCCTCTCACTCCCGCTTTTTCTGGGGCCTTCGTCTGTATCTCGTGTGCACGCCGGCCGGCATGCCAATCCTGTGGGCGCTGGCGAACCCGAAGCTGGATGAGCGGGAGGTGCTGGCCGCGATGCTCGAAGTCGATGCGGAGCTGGTCGCCCGCCGCGAGGGCATGGTGCTCATCTCGGACAAGGGCTTCGCCTCGAAGACATTCGAGCGTGAACTCGCCGAGCTCGGCGTCGAGTTGCTGCGGCCCTCGTTCAAACGCGAGAAGAAGCGGTTCGGCGAGCCGATGCTCAAGAAGGTCCGCCAGCTGATCGAGTCGGTCAACGACACCCTCAAAGGGCAGCTCGACCTGGAACAACACGGCGGGCGGACCTTCGAGGGCGTCGCGATCCGGGTGGCCCAGCGAGTCCTGGCGATGGCCACCGCCATCTGGCACAACAACCGGACCGGCGCACCCGCCACGCGCTCGCTGATCGCGTTCGACCACTGA
- a CDS encoding ferritin-like fold-containing protein, translating to METQAADDGTPLDASVTSVASDPPASIGGWDVRSADPDYRAAVLDLLGALAYGELSAFERLAEDAKFAPGLVDKAALAKMASNEYQHYQQLHDRLVEVGADPTAVMTPFVEPLEAFHRMTAPSDWLEGLVKAYVGDAIATDFYREVAVRLDDDTRDLVLSVSSDTGHAQFAVDRIRQAIEADPRVGGRLALWGRRLMGEALSQSQRVVAERDALSNLLVGGADLQGFDLVEVGKMFNRITEAHTRRMAALGLAS from the coding sequence ATGGAGACTCAGGCAGCCGACGACGGCACCCCGCTGGACGCATCCGTCACTTCCGTCGCTTCCGACCCGCCCGCCTCGATCGGCGGCTGGGACGTCCGCTCGGCCGATCCGGACTACCGGGCCGCCGTGCTGGACCTGCTCGGTGCCCTGGCGTACGGCGAGCTGAGCGCCTTCGAGCGGCTCGCCGAGGACGCCAAGTTCGCGCCCGGGCTGGTCGACAAGGCGGCGCTGGCCAAGATGGCCTCCAACGAGTACCAGCACTACCAGCAGCTGCACGACCGGCTGGTCGAGGTCGGCGCCGACCCGACTGCGGTGATGACCCCGTTCGTCGAGCCGCTGGAGGCGTTCCACCGGATGACGGCGCCCTCGGACTGGCTGGAGGGCCTGGTCAAGGCGTACGTCGGCGACGCGATCGCGACCGACTTCTACCGCGAGGTGGCCGTCCGGCTGGACGACGACACCCGGGACCTGGTGCTCAGCGTCTCCTCCGACACCGGGCACGCCCAGTTCGCGGTGGACCGGATCCGGCAGGCGATCGAGGCCGACCCCCGGGTCGGCGGCCGGCTGGCGCTCTGGGGCCGGCGGCTGATGGGCGAGGCGCTCAGCCAGTCCCAGCGGGTGGTGGCCGAGCGGGACGCGCTCTCCAACCTGCTGGTCGGCGGCGCGGACCTGCAGGGCTTCGACCTGGTCGAGGTCGGCAAGATGTTCAACCGGATCACCGAGGCGCACACCCGTCGGATGGCCGCCCTCGGGCTGGCCTCTTAA
- a CDS encoding MerR family transcriptional regulator codes for MFSIGDFAKHGRVSVRMLRHYDAIGLLPPARVDPFTGYRGYEAAQLARLNRIIALKDLGFTLQQVTAIVDEQVSAEELRGMLRLRQAELAAAVQEAAVRLARVESRLRTIESEGRMPSDDVVVKSIPAVRVARLSAVAESFDPEHIGPVIGPLFDRLCRLVDQAGLTVAGPSLAYYEEVKPGTDQVRAFAALPVNAEPDPAYGFEIADLPALPSVATIVHRGPMDDVLTTSQTLARWIDANGHRSLGLTRELYLELTEDRAGWVTELQEPITTA; via the coding sequence ATGTTCAGCATCGGAGACTTCGCGAAGCACGGCCGGGTGTCCGTCCGGATGCTCCGCCACTACGACGCCATCGGCCTGCTGCCGCCCGCCCGGGTGGACCCGTTCACCGGGTACCGGGGCTACGAGGCGGCTCAGCTCGCCCGGCTCAACCGGATCATCGCGCTCAAGGACCTCGGCTTCACCCTCCAGCAGGTGACCGCCATCGTCGACGAGCAGGTGAGCGCGGAGGAGCTGCGCGGGATGCTCCGCCTGCGACAGGCGGAGCTTGCGGCGGCGGTGCAGGAGGCGGCCGTCCGGCTGGCCCGGGTCGAGTCGAGGCTCCGGACGATCGAGAGTGAGGGGCGCATGCCTTCCGACGACGTTGTGGTCAAGAGCATCCCGGCGGTCCGGGTGGCCCGGCTGTCCGCCGTGGCGGAGAGCTTCGATCCCGAGCACATCGGCCCGGTGATCGGCCCGCTGTTCGACCGGCTCTGCCGGCTGGTGGACCAGGCCGGCCTGACCGTGGCAGGCCCGAGCCTGGCGTACTACGAGGAGGTCAAGCCCGGCACCGACCAGGTCCGCGCGTTCGCCGCGCTCCCGGTCAACGCCGAGCCCGACCCGGCGTACGGCTTCGAGATCGCCGACCTGCCGGCGCTGCCCTCGGTGGCGACCATCGTGCACCGGGGTCCGATGGACGACGTGCTGACGACCTCGCAGACGCTGGCCCGCTGGATCGACGCGAACGGTCACCGTTCCCTCGGCCTCACCCGTGAGCTGTACCTGGAGCTGACCGAGGACCGGGCCGGCTGGGTGACCGAACTGCAGGAGCCGATCACCACCGCCTGA
- a CDS encoding DMT family transporter has translation MPAARPDTAVPAPVAAPALTTHPATLPKADLVLLAVSIAGISLSAPLISATAAPALAIAFWRNVMSVGVLGPYALLRHRAELRGIGRRALLLAVAAGALLALHFALWMPSLRMTSVASATALVTTTPLWTILLMRLFGHRPPRLVWIGTCVAFAGVLVLTGVDMSLSPDALLGDALALGAGLAAAGYMLLGAEVRRTVSTTAYTLVCYATTAVVLLVVCLVAGVSMSGWSAGVWWQIVLLMVAAQLLGHSLSNRVVRTLGPSITSTAILLETPGAALIAALWLGQLPPVAAYPALVVILLGLVLVARGGRNNN, from the coding sequence GTGCCCGCCGCCCGGCCCGACACCGCCGTACCCGCCCCAGTGGCGGCACCCGCGCTCACCACCCACCCGGCCACGCTTCCGAAGGCCGATCTGGTGCTGCTGGCGGTCTCGATCGCGGGCATCTCGCTGTCCGCCCCGCTGATCAGCGCCACCGCCGCACCGGCGCTGGCCATCGCGTTCTGGCGGAACGTCATGTCGGTCGGCGTGCTCGGCCCGTACGCGCTGCTCCGGCACCGGGCCGAACTGCGCGGCATCGGCCGCCGGGCGCTGCTGCTGGCGGTGGCGGCGGGGGCGCTGCTGGCGCTGCACTTCGCGCTCTGGATGCCGAGCCTGCGGATGACCTCGGTGGCGTCGGCGACCGCGCTGGTGACCACCACGCCGCTGTGGACCATCCTGCTGATGCGGCTGTTCGGGCACCGGCCGCCCCGGCTGGTCTGGATCGGGACCTGCGTGGCGTTCGCCGGTGTGCTGGTGCTGACCGGTGTCGACATGTCGCTCTCGCCGGACGCGCTGCTCGGTGACGCGCTGGCGCTCGGCGCCGGGCTGGCCGCCGCCGGGTACATGCTGCTCGGTGCCGAGGTCCGACGGACCGTCAGCACCACCGCGTACACGCTGGTCTGCTACGCCACCACGGCCGTGGTGCTGCTGGTGGTCTGCCTGGTCGCGGGGGTCTCGATGAGCGGCTGGTCGGCCGGGGTCTGGTGGCAGATCGTGCTGCTGATGGTGGCCGCCCAGCTGCTCGGCCACTCGCTCAGCAACCGGGTGGTACGGACCCTGGGCCCGTCCATCACCTCGACCGCGATCCTGCTGGAGACCCCCGGCGCCGCGCTGATCGCGGCGCTCTGGCTCGGCCAGCTGCCGCCGGTCGCCGCGTACCCGGCGCTGGTGGTCATCCTGCTCGGTCTGGTGCTGGTCGCCCGGGGCGGCCGCAACAACAACTAG
- a CDS encoding DUF6758 family protein yields MRGEPSCPRCAGRVRAPGLFSDTWQCDQHGAVHPMQPVLPPSVEALGVAVARSQVPVWLPWPLPVGWLFTGIAHAGDDVSGARATAVACSGPAPLGGFGELVLVAEELGVGLGARYAGLPGPDPGPSVSLYKPADAKVTAAGRPTPMFHVPEAPDDRAVYVGEARGLWLWAIAWPEQSALMMYDELVLTDLRDAGAELGLLPCGALSPRLLG; encoded by the coding sequence ATGAGGGGCGAGCCAAGCTGCCCGAGGTGCGCCGGTCGGGTCCGCGCGCCCGGTCTTTTCTCCGACACGTGGCAGTGCGACCAGCACGGCGCCGTGCACCCGATGCAGCCGGTGCTGCCACCGAGCGTGGAGGCACTGGGTGTCGCCGTGGCGCGGTCCCAGGTGCCGGTCTGGCTGCCGTGGCCGCTGCCGGTCGGCTGGCTGTTCACCGGCATCGCGCACGCGGGGGACGACGTCTCCGGCGCCCGCGCCACCGCCGTGGCCTGCTCGGGCCCCGCGCCGCTGGGCGGCTTCGGTGAGCTGGTGCTGGTCGCCGAGGAGCTCGGCGTCGGCCTCGGCGCCCGGTACGCGGGCCTGCCCGGCCCTGACCCGGGCCCCAGCGTCTCGCTCTACAAGCCGGCCGACGCCAAGGTGACGGCCGCCGGGCGGCCGACCCCGATGTTCCACGTCCCGGAGGCGCCGGACGACCGGGCGGTCTACGTCGGCGAGGCCCGCGGGCTCTGGCTCTGGGCGATCGCCTGGCCCGAGCAGTCGGCGCTGATGATGTACGACGAGCTGGTGCTCACCGATCTGCGGGACGCGGGGGCCGAGCTCGGGCTGCTGCCCTGCGGAGCGCTGTCCCCGAGACTGCTCGGCTGA